agggagaagcctgcgcgcgcccttcatgaagctacacaccagggggtgttgacctgccaatttcttcccaaaacccaagtgtcgggcggaaatggctgctaggtacactttaatggtggagaaagccttcttcccatccaacaagtcttgcaggaaagacagaatgacattcaccgggcattggaagggtgagacctccctgccctgacaccaggcttcaaacaccctccatttacagtcatatagggacctagtggagggggccctagcattctgaatggttcgaatgactgcctggggcagctctgctgacactagtccgcacccctcaggggccaggcccacagggccagccgttctggatgagggtggaagatcgagcctcccgcttgggacaccaggtccctgcgaagcggcagtttccaaggttggccctccaggagctggaaaatgtccgccacccaatgcatggctggccagaatggggccaccagaatgagagtgtggcgctgggttcgtaccctcagcaaggtggatggtatcagggccactgggggaaaagcgtaaagcagaccccgtggccagtcgtgcgccagcgcgtccacgccgagtggagcgtctcggtcgcgcagggagaagaacagaggacactgagcattctccttggaggcaaaaagatccactacggctgtgccgaaccggatccaaatctgttccaccactgctggatgcaggctccaatccccgtacaggggtgtccctctggacaacagatccgccccccgattcagaacacccgggacgtgggtggctctgattgagaggagatgcctgctgcaccataggatcagtctgcgtgccagtgtgtgtaaccgcatggagcgcagccccccctggcggtttatatatgccacagtcgtggtgttgtctgttctcactaggacatgatggccggacagaaaaggcaggaagcgcctcagggccagaaagaccgcgaggagttccagataatttatgtgtgtcccccagagctctctgctccacacacccctgacagagcgaccctccaggagccccccccaacctgacaggctcgcatctgtcgtgaccactttcctcacgagaaccaaccccaaaggcaccccttgtgccaagagggaggggtgacgccaacagcggagcgccgcgacgcacgctgcagagaccgtcaccctgcgcgctctgtggcgcactggagagagacccagagaagccacccagcgttgaaaatctctcatgtgtagacggccgagtggtaccactgaaatagccgacgccatgagacccaacagcctgaggcataacgcaaaccgcaccgaactgtgtaggcggaagcgcgccaggcagagcgagagcgcgtccacgcgcggtgtcgagagacgggccgtgaacgcccctgagtccagattcagacctagaaaggttattttctgggaggggagtaaagcgcttttctgccagtttattctgaaacccagaccacacaagtgacggatcacaaccagcgtgtttgacgctgcctcctctctggaccgtgccagcaggagccagtcgtctaaatatgtGGCCagtcgaatgcccctccctctcagaggggcgatcgccgcctccgtacacctgacaaacaccctcgggctcagcgagaggccgaatgggagcacggtgtattcgtaacacactccctgaaaggcaaacctcagaaatttcctgtgtggagggtacacgggaatatgaaagtatgcgtccctcaggtcgattgaggtgaaccagtcgttctggtgaatcagacgcaaaagggatgagagcgtgagcatttgaatctgtactttctgaggcatcggttcagggccctcagatccaggatcgggcgaatcccggtccctccccgtttcgggaccaggaagtacctggagtagaaaccgctctgagaccgatcgggaggcacaatgcatatcgctcccttctccagcagggaggagatttctccctgaaggatgtgagctgacgacccctgggcgtgggagaacactacgccggagaatcgaggaggaactgaggcgaattggagcctgtaacccctcgaaattgttcttatcacccaatgtgaagcagaaaccgctgtccattcctccatgtgagttgagagcggtgacacagccgtgacacacggagcaccagctccccccagaggttgtggggcagcagtgctcgtggcaaccactgcgcatgcgcgggggctttgtgctttgacggcccaggtgtACGGGGACTACCCGTGGCTGGCTagaaagtccgccaggggccgacCCCGCCTGGGAccgctcatgggtaacatttttattgatttttgctgcgcccttgacattttgtctggatgcggcagcgaacgttttaatgctccttgagcgtgacatgtttgtgaaaaacaacaatgtgagtgcttgtgacgtgtgttctgagccggcacagccggctgcacgtcctggccccaccctggaccgctcggggactctgccggaggggttccgtgagggggggagaaagcaccatggcaacgttgaacaggaggggctggcgaacggggaactgccagctgcagcgtcgggagggaaagaactccgtcaggctgccctcttcttcttcctcacctgctgaccgccgggtcgggtggattgtcccggcggcggagcagcttggttgccggatcgctgaggccacactggtcgaggcgctgagcccgagggagctggttggacagcttgaggcttcgggcgctttgggatccggaactgaggctgggctcggggtattgcctgaggaaggttcggccgagccggcagtgccggtgaaggcttacggggaaggcagagatgaagggcttcatcctctttctttttggcctcacaccgttgctgcatagatgccagggcagagccgaaaatgccttcaggcacgattggcatgtccaaaatgtcctccttctctctatcagagaggttggtgaggttcagccaacgtgcacgttcctgaagcaccatcatgcccatagctttcgccgtagcctggaccgcgcagcgctgcacccgcaggcagatgtcggtcagtacggtgatttcctcccacacctccgggtccggcttcgtattcatgtcctcacagagctcggcttggtacgctgagagcatggaggagacattcaaagctcggaccgagatggcggcagccttgtacgccctctcgttcagcgccgactggaagcggtccgcctttgcagggagagcgggaggcctggaggaagttgccgagagtcgtgggtgcaggtgggctgcaaccagcggttccatcggcggcatgcgaagcatgccagccctctccatcccctcgaagtccagcgaggaggctccttggaccggagaccttgagctgaaagggtgtttgtcccaggaggacctcacttcttggagaagctccgggaaggcgggaaggaggggctttgccgcccttgtggcctgaggcagcttcttaccctcgtagcgggacctgacagcctcagtgaccacggtgggccaagggatgttgagcctggtcgcagcgcgtcggcagactgactgcatgtccaggtgggcggccggagaagccgctccatccctgggagaggacggaaagctaggcatggaggcctgagcgacggggagaaagacgtcgtcatcctcgtcctcctctgaaatgaggagttccgaggtgtcctcgtcgtctccgtagtccaactccaacacgtcctcgacggggtggctcggaccggccagttcgagctgtgagccccagctgagttcggcacacggttccggctccgggagggcatgttcgctggcgtccccaggcggtggcccaggggccggcaggcaagggtccttccccgacaggctagcttggcgcgctagccgccggcgaaggctcttcagggtaaaGCAGGCACagttctcacatgacccggggacttccaatgccagctgggcgtgttccagcccgaggcagctcgagcagaccttgtgcgggtctttgcttgagattttgttcccacaggtacagagtacagaggcgagctcctgagccatcgactcctctggtgggaggagcggcttccatgttggctaactggtgtgttagcacagaacgaacagatgcactggagtgtgaagctgctcgttatgccccgaacctatggtgaaggtcaggacagaaggacggtaagtaaacgttcggcgacggagagaatattagaaggctccgtctgtgaacagttgagctaacttacctcagagataagcgaccaccgaagcgagaagaggtgattgaatagtgcgtgcgttgggacgcttgctacttatagtagcatggggacgcgtacgtcacggtcactggccaatcaggattggcgtattgagataagtgcttctgaggaatccgcggaggggcgtatcccatagtgagacatcgaaacgaatgttaagaaagagaaccgagggcacttattggctcatttcttcttctacggctccactggtagatcagtggctcattactgccacccactggcggcaaatttaacagattgtaaccgatgtcagattgtggtaaaaaatagactttatgcggtaaaatatgattattaaacaactaatcgatgactaaaaaagttgttaactattttaataatcgactataatcgattaaatcgattagttgtttcagctctactagTTATGTGTAACTGGTGTGACCTCTTTATCTGTCATTGATTGCTTGTTAATGGATATAAATTTCTTAAAAATTCATTTAAATATCTTTTGTAGGATGGACTGCCTTGTCAAGACAGTTCGATCAGAGGGATACTTTGGAATGTACAGAGGTAAGATTTATACACATCAGGTTCATCAAAAGCAATAGGCTTATATTTCTGTTGTTTGAGCTACAAGGTACTTTTAACTGATTGTTTGGTATTTTTTATTGCATGGATGCTTTATTTACTTAAAATCAAAATAAATCTTAcaaagtcattttaaaatgttCTGCCATGCATTCATTTATATAAATACCACATGTGCCATTTCATTTTGTTAGTACAAAATCTACAAAACACTCCATTAGTCTAGGTGTCTGCCTTTGTGAGGAATGCTGTTTGCATCTGTGTTTTTCATATTACAGACTTGGGTCCCCCTGGGGTATTGAAGGCTAGCCGATAAGGCGCAGCCACGCTGGAGGCAAATCATTTAATGGTTCTTACTATATTGCTCTATTTAAAACTATAGGCACATGTTTTGTTTTACCATCTGTTCATTCTGTGTCATTTCTGTCCGTAATGTCCTGGTTGTCTTCCTCGATGTCCTGTCAAACTGTCATCATTTGTCCCTTTTCTGGACTAGAATGTGTGATCCTCAGACGTTGCTTGATCTTTCAAATAAATCTGAGCTGGACTAATGCTTGGTTTTAAAGTTAAATAGTCCAACAGATATTACTTGTAAAATTACAAGGTCTACTCGCAGTTTAAATTGTCTCTTCTGTTAACATCTTTAtttctccttttttttttctttaaacatatCATCTGTTTAATTGCTAACAGCCTTTCAATAGACACATCTCTCTCCCAAACTCAATCTTGTTTCATACTGTGGTTGTTTGTCATTAAACCTTTCTTTGTATTTTTAAGAATTTCCTGCTCAGTTTCTTGCtacgtgttttatttatttatttgttttttttttcccctgatCGCATCTAAAAATACTATCTGTATTTTTAATTGACATAACTCTTCATTCTTGCCCCTGTTTTACACTAACATTTGTCTTATCTGTGATGAGCTATACAGTGAACTTTCTGATGTCATAGCAACAGCAAATGTTTTGTTTCATGATCTAGAAACTTGATTGTGGCTTTAAACACTAACTGTTTATTGTTTTTTCTCAGGTGCAGCAGTAAATTTGACTCTGGTTACCCCCGAGAAGGCCATCAAGCTAGCTGCTAATGACTTGTTCCGCCATCACCTTGCCAAGGATGGGTGGGTGCAGTTCTGTGAAATAATCCTATGTTCATTGGTGGCTTTACTTATCGTTCCTGTTTAACATCAACAGAAAAGGGTTGACTGTGTTCAAAGAGATGCTGGCGGGTTGTGGTGCCGGCATGTGCCAGGTCATTGTGACCACCCCCATGGAAATGCTCAAGATACAGTTACAGGATGCAGGAAGGCTGGGTAAGGATTTCATGACATTGTTTATGTGAATGGTTTACtgtaaaacacttttatttattttgtttattttctcatcAAAGCAGCTCAACAACAAAAACCAGTCATGGTGTCTCCTACAAAGCTTGCGGCCACCAACACGGTCCTCTCTCGCTCCTACAACTCTGGCACTGCTGTGTCTGCACCAAGAGCCGTGTCGGCCACTCGGATTGCTACGGATCTCCTCCGCACACAAGGCATCCAGGGGCTCTACAAAGGTCTGGGAGCTACACTGATGAGGTAAAGCAAAGCACTTAAGGTTACATATTGTTGCTCTAGTTCATGTTTTCACTCTTGAAACCTTTTTTGTTCAACTTCTTTTTAGGGATGTTCCCTTTTCCGTTGTATACTTCCCGTTGTTTGCTAACCTGAACCGCCTGGGCAAACCCAGTCCTGATGAGTCCTCGCCATTCTACTGGGCCTTCCTGTCGGGCTGTGTAGCaggatctactgctgctgttgcgGTTAACCCATGTGATGGTAGGTTCATTTTCACTCACTGTGACATTTGTTTTTTGTTCTAACAGTTTTACTAATTTGGCTAATTTTTCGCCCTTGCAGTGGTGAAGACCAGACTGCAGTCCCTGAACAAAGGGGCAAGTGAGGAGAGCTACAATGGAGTTATGGATTGTGTAAAGTAAGTCGTTTTTTTTTCTGTTGGTCATTATTAGTTAGTTGCGTACCTAAAGTCACTCGgtgcgtttacatgcacatcagaaaaccaaaaCATTGCCTTCAAAAGACTCGCGTCGTTTTTTTAATTGCATGTTAAcatgttagtctggctgaaggcaAACTGGTTCTAATTGAGCTAAAGCACCCAGCTAATGTGGTAGCAATACGAatacattctgcatgtaaacagggCAGCCGAACTAAACCAGTAGGAAGCTCACATTACGGCAGTGACGACGCAGTGAAAGCAGTTTTCTGACAAGACCGTTGTTGCAAAGCACTAAAACAGGACCGTACGTACCAAATAAGTTGTGCTGCAGTGTAGTTGTTCATTCCTTCAGCCTTTGTGCAAATCCGGTTTCAGTtctgtctgcttcactcccaccagcctctgctgcttgtgttgctataagctaactaaAAGAATGCCGATATGAACGCGCCCATGTTGCCACCTACTGTAttggagtggaacaaactttatttgagaaGCTAGTTTTCTAGTGCGCATGTACATTAGGATAAAGACCCCCAGCTAATTATAATAAGATCGGCCTGGATCAACGTAGGTGTCGGTCAGGGTTAGGGTCAGTCATGTAACTGCGCTGACGTGTGAATAAACACCTCCCTCTGTCTCAACAGCAAAATTCTGCGAAAG
This sequence is a window from Nothobranchius furzeri strain GRZ-AD chromosome 3, NfurGRZ-RIMD1, whole genome shotgun sequence. Protein-coding genes within it:
- the slc25a55a gene encoding solute carrier family 25 member 55a isoform X2, with amino-acid sequence MSQQQLSLPAKLINGGIAGIVGVTCVFPIDLAKTRLQNQRIGQQAYKSMMDCLVKTVRSEGYFGMYRGAAVNLTLVTPEKAIKLAANDLFRHHLAKDGKGLTVFKEMLAGCGAGMCQVIVTTPMEMLKIQLQDAGRLAQQQKPVMVSPTKLAATNTVLSRSYNSGTAVSAPRAVSATRIATDLLRTQGIQGLYKGLGATLMRDVPFSVVYFPLFANLNRLGKPSPDESSPFYWAFLSGCVAGSTAAVAVNPCDVVKTRLQSLNKGASEESYNGVMDCVNKILRKEGPSAFLKGAGCRALVIAPLFGIAQVMYFVGVGEYILDNFPSSFMSV
- the slc25a55a gene encoding solute carrier family 25 member 55a isoform X3; its protein translation is MVKVRTEGRMDCLVKTVRSEGYFGMYRGAAVNLTLVTPEKAIKLAANDLFRHHLAKDGKGLTVFKEMLAGCGAGMCQVIVTTPMEMLKIQLQDAGRLAAQQQKPVMVSPTKLAATNTVLSRSYNSGTAVSAPRAVSATRIATDLLRTQGIQGLYKGLGATLMRDVPFSVVYFPLFANLNRLGKPSPDESSPFYWAFLSGCVAGSTAAVAVNPCDVVKTRLQSLNKGASEESYNGVMDCVNKILRKEGPSAFLKGAGCRALVIAPLFGIAQVMYFVGVGEYILDNFPSSFMSV
- the slc25a55a gene encoding solute carrier family 25 member 55a isoform X4 — translated: MLAGCGAGMCQVIVTTPMEMLKIQLQDAGRLAAQQQKPVMVSPTKLAATNTVLSRSYNSGTAVSAPRAVSATRIATDLLRTQGIQGLYKGLGATLMRDVPFSVVYFPLFANLNRLGKPSPDESSPFYWAFLSGCVAGSTAAVAVNPCDVVKTRLQSLNKGASEESYNGVMDCVNKILRKEGPSAFLKGAGCRALVIAPLFGIAQVMYFVGVGEYILDNFPSSFMSV
- the slc25a55a gene encoding solute carrier family 25 member 55a isoform X1, translating into MSQQQLSLPAKLINGGIAGIVGVTCVFPIDLAKTRLQNQRIGQQAYKSMMDCLVKTVRSEGYFGMYRGAAVNLTLVTPEKAIKLAANDLFRHHLAKDGKGLTVFKEMLAGCGAGMCQVIVTTPMEMLKIQLQDAGRLAAQQQKPVMVSPTKLAATNTVLSRSYNSGTAVSAPRAVSATRIATDLLRTQGIQGLYKGLGATLMRDVPFSVVYFPLFANLNRLGKPSPDESSPFYWAFLSGCVAGSTAAVAVNPCDVVKTRLQSLNKGASEESYNGVMDCVNKILRKEGPSAFLKGAGCRALVIAPLFGIAQVMYFVGVGEYILDNFPSSFMSV